The Pseudopipra pipra isolate bDixPip1 chromosome 10, bDixPip1.hap1, whole genome shotgun sequence genome includes the window CCTGGAAGGGGGAATGTTTTGACAGCACTGTGGTTTCAGGGTGCTGCTGTAAATAACGTGTCTCCTTCCAGTGCATGTGTTTGCTTGTGTTCTTCACAGTGCCCTGGGAGATAAACCAAATACAGCTGATTGGCTGGGGGAATATACCTGGAATATTGCTCCCAGTTATTGGTTTGGTTTGCTGCCTGAGTCTTTGGTAGAGTCTGTTGTCCTCTTCCTGGATTTCATTCTGGTCTTTGGTGTGTGAGCACTTGATGCTGACAACAGGAGGAGACTTTTTCCTTGGATACAACACCGTGGCCAGGCAGCTCCCGGCGTTTTCCTGTCAAGGGAGAATTTAAAACTCTTACCTTTGATCAAGATTTTAGTTACCAGCAACTCATTCTTTGGGTGAAGCTGGTCAAGGGTCAGGAAAGTCTTCAGaaggatataatttttttccccagaaaagtAAATGGTTTAAAACCACGAGGTTGAAGGGAGTTAACAGAAGTTTTTGATTAATGCACTAAGTCATCTTGGAAATGTGTTTGAGAGTTTTAAGAAATAACATTAATTGATAACAGGGACTTTCACTGTATTGTAGTTCAGccttgaaacaaaaataatctaaaGCTTCATATTAGGTTCTGAGAATAGTTTGAATTCCACAAACTATGAAGGAAGAGGGCAGTGAAATTGCTGGTGACAAGTGTGACAGGGAGAGTGGAGGGGGTTAGAATTGAGAAGAACATGCAGCTGCCAGCTCATTATTCCCTTTCTGGGGTGtggacagcaggagctgcagtgggataATGAGCACAGTGGGATAAAGAGCACAGAGGGATAATGTCCCCAGTGGGATAACGAGGACCAGGCTGTCACACTGTCACTGAGCTTGGGCCACTGGGAAGCTTCACTCAGGCCTTTGGTTGCCTGAGGTGCCTTGAAATTCTTCAGGATTGAGGGCCGAGGATCTCTCAGGTGCTCCTTGGGGCAAAGCCCctcccaggcaggcagggaggagcaCGAAGGTCTTTCCATTGGGAAAGATCCCTTTCCTGAGCTCAGAAATGTCCCTGGTTTGGAGCTGCTGAAGTTCATTCCATGCCCATGGTCAGAGGGAACACAGAGGACCCCAAACTCACCCCAGTCCTGTAGTCTTCTGTGCTGAACTGCAGGTAATACTTGTGCCCAAAGTCTGGGATGTTCTGGAAGAGAAAAGGTTCAGCCATCAGTGGAACTAAAGCCTTATTTATGTGCTGGGACAAGCAGTGAGGAGGGGAAACAACCATAAATAACCTGCACACCAAGGGATGTTTGAAAGCCTTTCCTCACTGAGAGGCAAGAGGGAAAATCCAGCTCAAAGTCCTCCCTGGGCCAGATTGTTCCAGAGTAACTTCACCAGTACTGACATTCCCAGGGAGTGTTCAGTGTCCAAGGAGGTATTTTTGCACTGACTATCATATATAAATTAATCCAATCCTGCTGAGTCACATCTGAGCAGGAAGTACACAGGCTCATTTAATATCTGAGCTTTTGGTCATTGGTGATGGGAAAGAAACTGGTTTCACCACACAGATTCTGATCTGTTTGCTCTGGTTTGCCCTGAAAATACCAGTCCTGAAGGATCCCATTCAATTATCCAGGATTCTGCTTGGTAAGGAAGAGCAAAAGATAACTCCTTGCTGATGGGAAGCAGCCAGGAGGACAACACACCTGAAAAGCCTTAGAAATGCAAACCTCTGAAATGTGTAATTTTCttggatttgggggtttttaactCGAGGATTTCAGTTAACAAATGGGCCTTCTAGTGTGGGATCTTCTGTCTCAGCTCCAAGCAGGCTGAAAGAGAAACTGTCTTTTAATGTTGGCCATGAAAAATACTCATTTCCCTGGGATTACCTCATCCAGCTGTGCAAGAGCAGAGCCCAATAACAAGTCTTGGCATTATCTGCTCTTTATTTCATGGTcagtcttttattttcctgccaACTTTTAGGCTGAGCTctgaaatatctgtatttttgaGTGTAAGGGCACTCGTTTGTTCCCCTTGCTCGGGTTTTGAACACAATGCTCttcagaggagcaggaggggaattGTGGCTGTCTGCAGCAGTTTGCAGATCAGGAGCCAAAGCAAACGTGGGGTTGTGTTTCTCTAACCTTGAGCCCTCACTTTCCCTTCCCGGTTTCTCCCAGGAAGTTATTGATGCCATAAGGTCGGGAAAGCCCCACACCCCCCTGCCTGGAGTACCTGCACAGAGTTGTAAACTGCAGGTAAGAGGACAAACTGCTTTAATCACTTGTTCTATTTTATAAAACCCCCTCCTGAAAGTTTAGGGTGAGTCCAGTGTGGAGCTGGAGCCACATCCCACTGGGAAGAAGGTGGAGGAAACGGAACGAGCTCAGACttctttaattcctttcttcttttcctcctcgttctcctcttcctcctgccccttTTCGTGTGTTACCTGAAATATTGTCCTCAAAATGGCAGAGGATGTGCCATGAGGGGTCACTCAGCGTAGCAGAATGGGAAAAACTGACTTTCTGAAGTGCCAAAGAATCAGTAATCAAATGAAATGATAAGGAAGAAGGGTCTAATCTCTCACAATAATCACTGCAGTTAAGGCTAACTTTCTGATTATTGTAAAGCTACCCCAGAGCTGTTATTGCAGGGGTTTATAACATTCCTAATTTGATCAAATTTGGCTATTTTGAAGCACAGTGAGCCAGGCCTATTCCCTTTGGGTCATCATGCACATGAGAGAACCTGAAAGGGTCAGGACTTAAATAGAGAATTCTGTGCTCTGGAAGGAGATATTTTTGAAGGAGATGTTTTTGAAGCAGATATTCTCCCTTCATTTGCAACAACTCCCCCACAGTACTACTAGTAGGTATTACTACTACTTCTGTACTATTACTACGTAGAAAGCTTTCAAGAAGTGCCCCACAGCTAAAATACAGATTCAGGCTGGGGGGGCTTCTTTGAGCCTcccagggaggagagagaaggtcCATTTGGCAGGAAATAATTGTACATTTATGAAAGTATTTGTAGGTTCGAAGAAAAACAtcacttttctttccattattaTTTCCCACTATCATCTGTAAACCCTCCCAGAGTGTGAGTTCCTCAGAGCCCAGGGATATCTGAAAGCCAAAGATAAAAGTGtccaaaagagaagaaaacaagtgaGTAATTCATTTTTCCACTGAATATCTGGGTCACAggattgttttatttccaggCTCAGAATTCTTGCAGCTTTTCATGACGGATTTTTAGTGCCATGGAGGCCAAAGCAGCAATTCCAGAGCAGGTCCCAAAGGAGGGAGTCATTTTACAATCAGTTTACAATCAGTTTACAATCACTGCTCTCACTCCCCACTGGCACAGGAAGGGGGGATCCCTCTCTCACCCCAAACTGCAGGTTTCCATCTCTCCTCCTCTGTGTTTCCCACCAGCATTTCCCCCCTGGATCCAGTTTTTAGCCAGTTTTTTaagcaggaaaagctggaactgcagagagaggagggcgagctgtccctgccacagGTCCTGCCTTTCCCACCCTAACGGGGGGCTCTCACTGTTGGAAGTaagaaaataaggaattttTTAATTGACTTCTAATATCCAAACCAGAGTTGTGGTATTGCACTGTTTTGTGTCCAGGTGAGGTTGTGAAGAGAAATATCCACCTGTAAAATGGGGACTTTCTAGTCCAGTTTAATCCAGAGCTGCAGTTTAGCCACAAGATTACCTGGCTTTACCTTCACCCTTCACCTCCTCCTAAATTCTGATTTCCAGGACAGCTTGGGATGGGGAATGCTACATCAGTGTTTTGAAAGCTTCCCTCTTTGACTTCTGGGATCTTCAGCTGGCACAAACTAAGACTTTTCTTATCtaaagtgtattttaaagtgCAGCTGTTTCAACAATTCCACGAGCTGCTGTTTCCTAGAGGATCCTcactaaaggaaaaagaagggacaAAACAAAGAGCAACCAGCAAGGCAGGGATTATTCCATGTTTGGCATCTCTCTGCTAGTTGTTGACAGGAGAGAAAAGCCCTGAAGTCTCATTTTACCTGAACATGAAAGATCCTTTCCAGGCTGGAGACTGTCTCCAGTCCTGTTTCCAATTACCAGTTTCACCAGCTAGTGGGCTAATAATGTCAGGATTAAATTAAAACGCTCATTATTGAATTCCATGATAAAATCATCCTGGTTTTATGGGATCCAGTGATATAGTAACCAATAGGAAATTTgccttgtttaaaaaaattactaaaaccCAGACAAACtgaaaacccccaaaccccaacatTTCTGTCTCTTGCCTTCACCTAATAGAGCACATTCCTTCCAGGAAAttcttgtcatttttttccagtggaggacagaaaagaaggaagtgACCACGTTtagcatttttctcctcttgctTTCACAGAGTGtgcaaagaaaaaggggaatTAGACTGCAGAGAGTGGTTACAGTGAGCTCCTCATCCAGAGCTGGGAGGAAATAAGGAGGAATTTCACTTCTCTATAACAAACCAACTATTCTCCTTCCTATATTAGGAGTCAGGTGGCTGAGAGCGGGGGGGGAAaacccctttccctccccccaaCCCAAATTAGTTCACAAATATTCACAAATAttcagctggggaggggatCTGCACCAACCCCTTCCTGCTGACAGTCTCTTTCCTAGGGAATTGCAGCACTCCAGCAGGGAATTGCTGTGCTGCCAGCTTGTTCTTCAGCCAGGCACAAGTATTTATATATGGAAATATATCCATATATCCATATGCAAACTGCCCAGGAAATACAGAAGGAACATTTATCCGTTTGGAAAGAAGTATAAAACAGCACAGGAGGTTCCTGTCAGGGGTGTCTGCAGCAATTTCATAGGAAAACTGAATGTCCCACGAGCAAGTCCATACTCAGCACCTAATGTTATATTTAATGGCATATTTGGGAATGATGATGAGAACACAGAGTTACCTAAAGGGCATGATTCCAGATGAATCCATAGCAGAATTCCCAGGCAGGGCTAACACTGTCTTTCAGCTTTGCATTACACcaaagtctgatttttttcacagtattttgcattttgtcagatttaattgaaaattattttgaccTGTTAAATATCGCGTGCAAGTCAGGCTTCAAATTGTTTTGGAGCCACTGCCAAGTGGGATTTATGGGAAGGATTCAGGATCAGGACTGCAACAGCACATCCTAAACTTTTTAGGCTGGCTCAGAACTTCTTTCTTGAAAGGGAAGATTTGACATTCCCAGTTTCAGGAGAGAGGGCCTGGGTTGCACACGCCGTGCAGATGCTGAAGGACAAGTGTTGTAAGGTCTCCAGAGCCATGGAAAGGATCCAGGGGAATCCAGTGCTGCATTTGGCCCTTTGGAATCGAACCCAAGCAGCCCTTGCTCAGagagctgcccagcagcaggaccCGAGGGCTGGGTTTAAATCTCATCCCCGCGGCTCTCCAGGAAGGCAGTGCATTCCTTCCAGGATCTACAGCCCGGGACAAACATTCCCCAGAAGCTTTTGCCTGATTTCTTGCCttcagctgtaaaaaaaaaaacccaaagctggaggaggagaagggctgcacagcacgGGGCTCATCCTTTGGGGAGCAGGGTCCGCGTACCCCGAGCACCACCCCGAGCATCCCTGGCAGGATCCATGACGGGAAGGCTCtgcccctgcagctgctcctctctCGGGGACTCCTGCCCCTCTCTGTCACCTCAATTTGCCGTGCTTTTTGGAAGGTAAATGCAGTTCTGATGGGAACTGCATCGCCTTTAGATGAAGTTCTTGGTCTGAGGAAGGGGCGGTGGGACAGCAGCCCCTGACGGGACCTGGGTGTCCCTGAGGAAGGGATGGTGGGACAGTGGTCCTGGAGGGGACTCAGGTGTCCCTGAGGAACGGAGTTGGGATAATGGTCCCTGAGGTGACCCAGGAGCCCTGAGCCACCTGCGGAAGGGGTGGGAGGACAGCGGTGCCCTGAGGGGACCCGGGTGTCCCtgaggaaggggcaggagggcaCTCCCGGTGCCCAGCGCGGGACCGCGCTTACCTCAGTTATATATAAcaattaatataataattacTGCTAATTGCAGCTATATACAATAACAACAATATAATAATTGCTGTTCATTGCACTTTCCCCGGCGTCGCTCTAAGCCCCGCGCCCCCTggccccgcaccgcccccgctccccccgtACCTTTACGGTGGCCTTGCGGACCTGCCCCAgcgcccgcagccccccgggcGATCCCTCCTTGAAGTTGCGGTACTGCAGGGCCACCCTCGCTGCCGCCGCGGCCCGGCGGCTCCCGGGGTTCAGTTGCCACCCGGCGCCGGGGTCCGCGGGGACGGGAgcggggagcagcagcagcaggaggaggaggaggaaggcggGCGGCCCGGGCGCGGTGCGGAGCCCGGGCATGGTGCGGGAGGTACTGGGGCGGCCCCGCGGAGGTCCTGTACTAATAGCGGGGGGCCCGTCCCCGCCCGCTGTCAGAGCGGGCAGAGTCCTGTCCCTGGGCTACTccccttccctcagccctcccacctgcCGGGGGGACGGGGCAGATGGAAGGGGAGGGTGCTGAGGGAACCCGGGGGGCTGCaagggggctggaggggagccAGGACTTCAGGAGTGCCCGAGAGGGACCGGAGTTTCTGAGGGGAGGTGGAGGGGACTTGAGAGGGGCTGGGGATGATCTGAGGGCAGCCACGgggggctggagaggagccAGGACTTGAGGGGTGCCAGGGTGCTGAGGGGAGATGAGGGGTGCGAGGGGCACGTAAAGAGGGGGTGAGGGTTCTGAGGGGAGACGGAGAGGACCTGAGAAGGGCTCGGGATTGTCGGAGAGGAGCCAGGACTTGAGGGGTGCCAGGGTGCTGAGGGGAGCCAGGGGGACATGAGTGGGACTGAGGGGAGCCAGGGGGATTTGAGGGGTGCCAGGGGGAGTTGAGGGGGACTGAGGGTTCTGAGGGGAGTCAGTGGGTTTGAGAGGTGCCAGAGCACTGAAGGAAGCCAAGGGCATTTGAGGGGAATGGAGGTTctgaggggagctgggggactCGAGGGGTGCCAGGGGGGCCTGAGGGGGACCTTAGGTTTTGGGGGACATGGGAATTTGAGGGATGCCAGGGCTTGAGGGGGACCAGGGAAGTCTGAGGGGGATACAAGGGGGACTTGAGAGTGGCTGGGGGTTGTCTgaggggagctggaggggcttgAGGGGCACTGGGGGTTCTGAGGGCAGTCCCGGTTTTCtgaggggggctgggggtcctcAGACAACCCCTCAGCCAAGAGCAACGTCTGTGTGAGGAGAAACTGCTGCTCCCGGACAGATGTGCCACTATAACGACACAGATCAGAACAAACATAGGTAATTATGCGGAAAAACACACTTAGCTCCTTCTCAGCATTACAACAACTCAACACTTCCCAAAATTAGAGGCTCCTTCAGACCCAGACGTGCTTTCCCTGGGACACAGCTGAAATATTCCAAAAACTGTGCACAAGAAGCAGAGGGAAGCATTCCTCCCTGAAATAAATCTCACTGAGTGAAGCTTTTTGGAACCAGTGTGGTCATATCTCTTGTAACgggaagaaaatgaactgaGACAGCGGCCAGATTCCCTTAGGATGGTTTTTGGGATACAAGTGGGCTTCTTGCCTTGCTGGTCCTGGAAGCATCTCTTGGAGACACTGAGTGCAGTAAAATGTAAAAGACTGCAACCCTTTCTGTGTTAAAAATGCTCGGGTTTAATGATCTACTCTGTTACCATCCAAGCAAATGGGTATTTGCATGTGCAGCGAGGAGTCTATTTTTATGCTTCTGGACGTGTATTGGGGAATATTTCTGGGCTGGGACCTCAGAGAAGTGAATCAGAAGTCTGGTTAAAGACTTAAACTGTCTCCCGTGGAGCTTTAAGTCTCTTTTTATTACTGTAATGCTTTTTCATAGAACTTGTAATTCAGTATTTCTGAGGCTGCCCTCAGTGAGGGAAATTACTACAATTTTTACATTATTATAACTATTACAATAAAGGTATAGTATCATTCTTTataaagctgttttctgtgCCACACAGCCCAATAAATGGTCCTAATTTTGTTTGAGATCatgatttttcttcctgaagtaAATTCTGTAATTAAGAGTTGGTATCTTCACATCCACACAGGACAGGCTGCATtggggttggagcaacctggactagtggaaggtgtccctgcctggtGTAAAATTTAGGAGAGGGAGCAGGctaattttttccttattggGACACTTGCCATGTTTGTCTCCaatattttctgtttggctGGAAGGAACCGAGATCCGGCCTTCCCTCATTTACCCTCGCTGTGATGACAGCTCTGCTATTCCTTTTAAAACGAAATCCAAAAGGGTGAGCGGTTCTCCTCAGCTGACACGGGAGGGGCTTGGGCAGTGCCGATTGTTTCCCGATGTTCCCTTCGTGCCCTCGCAGCACACCCTGGATGCGGGATGAGCCCCGAGGATTTCCTGGGAGCAGGGGTAGTGCAGGCCCACggaagggaagcagggaggTGGAGCAGGATCAGCGGTGAGAAAGGCTTTGGTGCAGGATGTGAGGAGGGTGGGGTGGCAGGAGGTGAGGGCTGAGAGGGCCCGGTCCCTCCCgctcccatccctgtgctcacgagctgcagctgcccccgGGAAGGAGTTAAACCCGCCCTGCACACAGGCTTCAcactcacagctctgctgctttagGTTTTGGGGGAGTTCAGAGGCTCAAGCGAGAGGTAAGAGCTTAAAAAGAGGTAAAACTTGTAAATCTCTCCCGCTGGAAAAGCCTGCAGTCCCCTGGAGGCTCAGAGCTGAGCCCTGCGGCGCTGACCCCATCCGTGACTCTCTGtgcccttccctttccctcgggttcccctccttttcctgctttctgggTCAGCCCCGCGGGCTGTTTCCTTCCTCCCGAGGGCAACAAAGGGGCTGTGATAGCCCAGGGTCGGGGTGACAGGGGCACAGAGCCCGCGTCACAAAGCAGGGACAATCCCGGGGCAGTTTCCTAACATTTCTGCAGGGATTATGCTGCTGTAATTTGCTGTTGATCCAACGTGACTCTGGATTTACAAAACAATTTGACCCGGGGAAAACGAAAGCTCAAATGCTGAACAGGTCCAGGGTGATGTTTGTAAACATGGACAAGACTAGTTTGTAAACATGGACAAGCACAGCTTTTGTGCCTCCACAACGTTTAGAAAAGGTACTTTCTTTAAGCCCTGTGTTCTTTTGACCCttaaaagctgggagtgcatcCTCCAGCAGCCAGGCCTCAAGGTAGGCTGGTTCAGGCTCTTGGGTGCCAGCAAAATGAAGCTCTGCGGTGGGCAAGATCTGAACAAAAGGAGCTGCAGTGAGTGATCGACCTGTGGGAGGAGTCCAGAGTGACACCAAGTTGATCagagggctgcagcagctctgctgtgaggaaaggctgggagagttgggattgtccagcctggagaagagaagcttcaggGTGAGCTAAGTGTggccttccagggcctgaaggggctacaagaaACATGGAGATGTCTGTtgacaagggatggagtgacaggacaaggggaatggcttcccactgccacagggcagggttagatgggatattgggaaggaatttttggctgggagggtggggaggccctggcacaggttgcccagagaagctgtggcagcccctggatccctggaagtgtccaaggccaggttggacggggcttggagcaacctgggctagtgggaggtgtccctgcccctggactcattgggctttaaggtccttccagcccaaaccattccatgattccatacATTCTAGTTAGCTACAGTCTGGTGTATGTAGGCTCTGTCCTTCTTTagcattttttccctctcatcCCAGTTAACCTGGTCCAGGCTCAGAGAGGACTGGTGTCAGTTCCTGAGCCTCTCTCACTCTTCCCTGCTCTGTTCCCCTTCAGAAACCAGGACACTCTGGGAGAGTTCCCAGGTTTGCATTACACTTGTGCCACAGCTGACTTGGACCCtttggaaatggaaatggaaatgagGGTTGTTTCAGGCAGCTGCTCCACAAAGCATTCTGAggtttgcattttctcttttcatacATCAAATGCTTGTTTAGAGGCCAGTTATTGCTAATTTGCTTCAAATTT containing:
- the LOC135419399 gene encoding ovocalyxin-32-like, whose translation is MPGLRTAPGPPAFLLLLLLLLLPAPVPADPGAGWQLNPGSRRAAAAARVALQYRNFKEGSPGGLRALGQVRKATVKNIPDFGHKYYLQFSTEDYRTGENAGSCLATVLYPRKKSPPVVSIKCSHTKDQNEIQEEDNRLYQRLRQQTKPITGSNIPDSYGNIEPALEPAWALAVAGSSSFMWEKSTEDVGYFLAQVKSVKQWMRKDDFIEFDYTVLLHEMPTQEMISCHMRLTWLPGRPLKVKHFCASETPGLKEGSGLGSGSAAGLSEERGDNF